The Terriglobus roseus sequence CCCCTGCGCAATGGGACGACGCCATGCAATACCTGTCGAACGCCATGGGATTTGGCGGCAAGGTGAGTGGAACGGATATGCGACAGACCGATGCCACCTCGCCGGTCAAGATCGCCTACGATTACCGCCGTGAGAAGTACGCCGGATGGGAGAACAACCAGTCACTGCCGCTGTTTCCTACGGTGGAGATGACCATCATCGGCAAGGAGAAGCAACCGGAACACGATATCGATCTCGGTGCTCCCAGAATGGTGGAGGCGCATAGCGTCGTCACGCTGCCGACGGGCTATCGCGCAGAGTTACCGGATGCTGTGCATGTGGACCGCGACTTCACCAGCTATGACAAGACCTACCGGATGGTCGATGGCAAAGTCTTCGCCGATCGCAGACTGGTGGTGAAGATGCGCAAGGTGCCGCGCGGTCGGTGGAAGGATTACCTCGCCTTTCAGAAGGCGACACTGCTGGAAGATGGTGAGCCGTACCTGAGACTGATTGAGCCCGACGGAAATCGTACCGAGAAGGCAAAGAGTGAGAAGTCAGCCGCGCCCCCGTCGAACATTCCCGAGGATGAAGGCGTTCGGCAGCAGCTTGCCGAGATGGGGCAGATGCTGCAGCATCGCAACTTCGCGGGGGTTCGAGCACGTGCAGAGTCTCTTCATAAGGCATCTCCGGACGCGGCGTACGTACAGGGCATGCTGGGAATCGCGAAGGCTGGGCAAGGCGATATGGACGGTGGTATCGAGGACCTGAAGGCAGAGGTGAAGGCGCACCCGGACGACGACTCCAGCATGCTTCTGGGGCTTGCAGGTCTCTATGCCGAGAAGAAGCGCTATGCGGAGGCGCTCGAAGCGCTGGACAAGTACGGTCGCAAAGGTGATGAGCGAGTCCAGCAGATGCAGGTCAACCTGCTGGAGCGTGACAATCGTGGCGAAATGGCGCTACCGATTCTGCGCAACATGCAGGAGCGCAAGCCGGAAGATCGTGGCATCGCCACGCAACTAGCAAGCCTGCTTTATAGCCTGCACCGCAACGACGACGCCGCAGCCGCGGCGAAGAAGGCGATGGAAGGCAGCGACGATCCAGATGTAATCAACAACAACGTCTACGTCCTCTCCGAGACGAAGCAGGATCTTCCGTTCGCAGAGGCACAGTCCCGCCGGTCCGTCGATCTGCTGGAGAAAGCGACCGCTTCGCACAGCATCGAAGAGGCGAACTTTAAGGCCTTCGCGGAGTCTTCAAACCTGGTCGCATCCTGGGACACACTTGGTTACATCCTGCTGCTGCAAGGGAAGGCAAAGGAAGCCGAGCCCTACCTTCGTGCGGCATGGTTCAGCCAGAGTGGCGTTACGGTCGGCAATCACCTGGCACAAAGCTTTGAGGCGCAGGGGCGTAAGTCCGAGGCGCTCTGGGCGTATCGCCTGTCCCGCGACAGCGAACACGCTGCCGATGCCAAAGAGGACTATGAACAGGTGCAGGCGTCGATCGCGCGGCTGGAAAAGGCAGGCATTAAGTCATCGACAGGGGAAGAGTTTCCGACGACCATGCAGGCATTTCGCAGCCATCACGTGAAGAATGGCGCAGGGGCTGAAGGTGGCGGAACGGTCCGCGTACAGATCAGCCCGGATGGCATTGCGGCAGCGGTGCTGGTTGCGGGTGGTGAGAAGCTCAAGCCGCTGCTGGAAGAGGCCAAGTCTCTCCGACTGCCGGGTGCTGAGCCAAAGGGTTCCGTCGCTCGTGTGCTGCGCGATGCCGTCGTCTACTGTGGCAAGAAGAGCGTCAGCTGTGACTTCGTCTTCATGCTGAATTCGGGCATCGCCGTGGAAGGCGCCGCGGAATGAGTGCGGCTACTCGCCGGGATGATAGGTGCGTTCGATGTGGCCTTTCAACTGGTCGGGGTAGTACATCACCTCCCGGAAGTCGCCGCTGGCGTAGCGATCCTGCTCATCGTTGAAGTGCTTTGAGTTGGGATCGCCGCTTTCGCCGCCGCAGGTGATGGCGCGGGCCGTGACACGCTTGGGACCAAAGTCAACGACGGCAACGAAGCTGTTGCCATTCGTGCCGTAACGCTTCTTCGTGTTGGGATAAGCCTTTGCTCCGAGCGATGCGAGCGAGCCCCAGATGGACCCGGTGAAGGGGATCGCGATGCTGGGCTGGGCGTCGTCGAAGTGCGGTGTGATGCTGTCATCCAGACGCTGATAACGGTTGATGTCGCCCCACGGCTTCTGCCACGTGCCGAAGTCTGCAGTGAGCTTGTCGGTTGCAGTTTGCAGAGCCGCCAGCAGCGTTGCGGCGAGAACCTTCGTCGCAACGTAGTCTTGCCACAGCATGTGTTCGCGATAGGCCTGGCCGGAGACGGGCGACCCGCTTGCCTCGCCCCAGTAGATCGCGAGCGTTGTTGCGGGGGAGTCGGTGGCCCACTTGAAGTCCCACTTGCGCAGCAGGTCGATCTGCGGAGCCAGTTTCGCCCGCTGCGCGTCGTCCTGTGGCAGCGCGTCGTATGCCTTCAGCAGCACGGGTACGGTCCGTGCGAAGTATGGCAGGTACGGATCGAAGGCTGTGGTGAGCAGGCTGTCGAGCGTGAAGTCCTTGCGATTATTAAGAACCTTAACCATATGTACGCCGCGCGCGGTCTCACCGCTCTGTTCCACGTACGGCGGATAGTCTGCCTTCTTCAGCGAGCTTTCGCCCGCACCTGACCACGGTGCGTTGTTTACATTTTCCAACCATCCGCTGCGGGGATTACGCAGTTGCGGTATCTGCGCCAGCGGCATCAGGCCCTGCCAGTCCGTCGCGGGGTTTGTGCCATCGACAGGCTTGGTGAAGTCATAGCGCGTATCGCGCTCCGGGATATAGTTGCCGTGCCAGTACGCGATGTCGCCGTCGGCACTGGCGAAGATGGTGTTGTTGGAAGAGTTCGCCATCAACTCCATGGTCTTGCGATAGTCGGCATAGCTGCGCGCCTTGGTGCGTAGAAAACTCTGCTGCAGCGCGGGCACCGGCGTGTTCATCAACTCGATGCTGACCCACGCCTCGCCGTCCTTACGAACGATCGGGCCACGATGATCGAAGTATGTCGTGAAGCTGCGCTGCCTCATGTTACCGTCCGTGGCCTTGTAGCTCAGCGTGATGGTGCGGGTCTTGAAGGGGCGAGACGTGGGGCCGTACTTGTACATCATGATGCCGCCGCCCTGCGTCACCGTGTTGCGGAACTCATCGACCGCATCGACATTGCTGCTGGTGTGCATCCATCCCGCGCGGTCGTTGAAGCCCTGGTAGACGAAGATCTGCCCCCACGTCACGGCACCGTAGGCGTTCAGGCCCTCATCGCTTTGCATCTGCAGTTCGCTGCGGAAGAAGAACGAGGTATGTGGATTGATGAGCAGCAGAGGGTGGTGATTTGCGGTGTTGGCTGGCGCGATCGCGGCACCGTTTGAACCGCCGGGTTCCACGTCGCGATTGACCTGTGCGAGTTGCGCGACGACAGCGTTCCGTTCGTCGATCGCACGTTGCGCCGAGGTCTTCGCGCCATAGAACTTTTCAAGCTCTTCAAGATTCACGCGTTCGATGTCGCCACCGATGGAGCCTTCGGTGAAGCTCAGCGCCATCCACGGTTCGAAGTGTGTGATGACGCGGGGCTTCGTCTCCGGATGCTTGCTCAGGTAGAAGTTCGCACCGTCGGCCCATGCATCCATGAGTGCCTTCAGCCACTCCGGACTGCCAGCGTAATCCTTCTTCAGGACCTCGGGGTCGAGGAAGAGTTGCTGCCGCAGATCCTGCCAGATTTTGGCTTCGCCCTCAGCCTCTGCCAGGCGGCCGAGCGAGACGAGATAGTTCGTCTCAACGCGATTGAAGTCGTCTTCGCATTGCGTGTAGATCATGCCGAAGACGGCGTCTGCGTCCGTCTTGCCATGGACGTGCGCGATGCCCCAGTTGTCGCGCGTGATGGTGATGGCCTTTGCATGTGCGGACCACCGCGCTGGCTCGGCCAGTGTTGCACTCACTGCGCCCTTCTGCGCGAATGAGGATGTGGCAGCGACGGCGAGCAAGAGGGCAGCGGCAGAGCGAAGCTTCATCGAGCAGAATCCTGGGTGCTGGCGGTGCTATGAATCTAGCACCGCCCCTATAGTCCCCGACAATACGTGTGGTCCCCGCTCGATGATCCGAGATGCTAGCTACTCCGGCGCTGTCATCACGCGCTGCGCATCAATCTTTGCGGGATCAAGCTGGATATCGAAACCTGCGCCTGTGGGTAAGGCGATGTGTGCGTTCTCCACGACCATTGGGTTCTTCTCGAAGTGGTGGTAGTGCTGCATCTTGAGGGCGAGATACTCGCCCAGCGGGAAGGTCATAGGCGACTGGCTGAAGATGGTGTGGACCGCCGCTCGCAGACTGTGGCCGTGTGGGATCAGCGGTACGTCGTAGAGTGAGCAGACCGTGCCGATCTTCAGCAGTTCCGTGATGCCGCCGCACCACTCCGGGTCGGCCTGCACGACGGAGAGCGCGTTCTGCTGCAGGTAGCGGTGTACCTCCCAGCGGCCGTAGAAGTGCTCGCCGCTGGCGATGGGGATGGAGGTGCTGCGATGCATCTCGGCGAAGCTGCCGATCTTCTCCGGGTGCGTCACCTCTTCCATCCAGCGCGGGCGGTACTGCTCCACGCGGTGCGCCCACTCCAGCGCGTAGTTCTGGTCCCAGCCGCTGAAGGTATCGAACATCAGTTCGGTATCTTCGCCCACGGTCTCGCGCAGTGTCTTCACCAGTTCAACATTCTTCCGCATGCCCTCCGGCCCGGAGCCGGGACCGTAGGCGATGAACCACTTCTGGTAGCGAAAACCCTGCTGCTTCAGTTCCAGTGCTCGTGTGCGCACCTTATCGAGTTCGAGTGAGGAGCCGAGCGCGGAGACGTACATCTCGACCTTGTCGCGCGACGGACCGCCGAGCAGACGATAGACCGGCACGCCATACAGCTTGCCGCGCAGGTCCCAAAGCGTGTTGTCCACGGCCGAGATCGCCATCATGTAATAGCCGTCGCGGCTGTGCCGGTCGCTGCGGTACATCTGGTCCCAAAGCACCTCGCCCGCAAGCGCATCCTTGCCGATGAGGAACGGACGCAGTCGCTCGTAGACGATCAGCGCCGGCTCCTT is a genomic window containing:
- a CDS encoding penicillin acylase family protein, with amino-acid sequence MKLRSAAALLLAVAATSSFAQKGAVSATLAEPARWSAHAKAITITRDNWGIAHVHGKTDADAVFGMIYTQCEDDFNRVETNYLVSLGRLAEAEGEAKIWQDLRQQLFLDPEVLKKDYAGSPEWLKALMDAWADGANFYLSKHPETKPRVITHFEPWMALSFTEGSIGGDIERVNLEELEKFYGAKTSAQRAIDERNAVVAQLAQVNRDVEPGGSNGAAIAPANTANHHPLLLINPHTSFFFRSELQMQSDEGLNAYGAVTWGQIFVYQGFNDRAGWMHTSSNVDAVDEFRNTVTQGGGIMMYKYGPTSRPFKTRTITLSYKATDGNMRQRSFTTYFDHRGPIVRKDGEAWVSIELMNTPVPALQQSFLRTKARSYADYRKTMELMANSSNNTIFASADGDIAYWHGNYIPERDTRYDFTKPVDGTNPATDWQGLMPLAQIPQLRNPRSGWLENVNNAPWSGAGESSLKKADYPPYVEQSGETARGVHMVKVLNNRKDFTLDSLLTTAFDPYLPYFARTVPVLLKAYDALPQDDAQRAKLAPQIDLLRKWDFKWATDSPATTLAIYWGEASGSPVSGQAYREHMLWQDYVATKVLAATLLAALQTATDKLTADFGTWQKPWGDINRYQRLDDSITPHFDDAQPSIAIPFTGSIWGSLASLGAKAYPNTKKRYGTNGNSFVAVVDFGPKRVTARAITCGGESGDPNSKHFNDEQDRYASGDFREVMYYPDQLKGHIERTYHPGE
- a CDS encoding enolase C-terminal domain-like protein yields the protein MGTGWNRRSFLGAVGATGGALASGAASRQALAQPAAARPTGIAPLKIEAVELLELRGHYTSRSGVNKQAQVNPEDVYDTLRPPVYVDRPGGEITVKYEAIYLRIRATGGLEGLYGPIEKEPALIVYERLRPFLIGKDALAGEVLWDQMYRSDRHSRDGYYMMAISAVDNTLWDLRGKLYGVPVYRLLGGPSRDKVEMYVSALGSSLELDKVRTRALELKQQGFRYQKWFIAYGPGSGPEGMRKNVELVKTLRETVGEDTELMFDTFSGWDQNYALEWAHRVEQYRPRWMEEVTHPEKIGSFAEMHRSTSIPIASGEHFYGRWEVHRYLQQNALSVVQADPEWCGGITELLKIGTVCSLYDVPLIPHGHSLRAAVHTIFSQSPMTFPLGEYLALKMQHYHHFEKNPMVVENAHIALPTGAGFDIQLDPAKIDAQRVMTAPE
- a CDS encoding DUF3857 domain-containing protein, whose product is MKLLPIRVLTASVLGLAATVHAVAQTTLPVPALPKTDAQKSAAADPYRDEPFVFETYDTTTRMKADGTGDVVQHVILRVQTDGVARQFSVLNLSYASANSTATMDFVRVHKPDGSTVNTPTDEAMEMPAEVSREAPMYSDVKEKHLPVRSLSAGDRLEYQFHTTLTKAQAPEQFWGAEHFQVQGGVVLSETHTLQVPEETYVQVWSPNHPASPVVKDGMKTWTWTSSQTKPSARDENGRMTAAEVKDPDEDADGRKLPSVAWTTFHSWAEVGGWYRSLAEQRLQPTATVRAKADDLTKNAKTPREQAEALYRFVATQIRYISISFGVGRFQPHTPDEVLDHGYGDCKDKDTLLEAMLRAKGLTTAPVLIGAGIAPVVDVPSPAVFNHAITTVELPGADGKPERIWLDSTAEVAPFRVLLPVIRDQQALVIPDKEPAALAKTPADPPYAYREDFRAEGVLAADGLMKGHMKWEVRSDAELELRAMMQRLAPAQWDDAMQYLSNAMGFGGKVSGTDMRQTDATSPVKIAYDYRREKYAGWENNQSLPLFPTVEMTIIGKEKQPEHDIDLGAPRMVEAHSVVTLPTGYRAELPDAVHVDRDFTSYDKTYRMVDGKVFADRRLVVKMRKVPRGRWKDYLAFQKATLLEDGEPYLRLIEPDGNRTEKAKSEKSAAPPSNIPEDEGVRQQLAEMGQMLQHRNFAGVRARAESLHKASPDAAYVQGMLGIAKAGQGDMDGGIEDLKAEVKAHPDDDSSMLLGLAGLYAEKKRYAEALEALDKYGRKGDERVQQMQVNLLERDNRGEMALPILRNMQERKPEDRGIATQLASLLYSLHRNDDAAAAAKKAMEGSDDPDVINNNVYVLSETKQDLPFAEAQSRRSVDLLEKATASHSIEEANFKAFAESSNLVASWDTLGYILLLQGKAKEAEPYLRAAWFSQSGVTVGNHLAQSFEAQGRKSEALWAYRLSRDSEHAADAKEDYEQVQASIARLEKAGIKSSTGEEFPTTMQAFRSHHVKNGAGAEGGGTVRVQISPDGIAAAVLVAGGEKLKPLLEEAKSLRLPGAEPKGSVARVLRDAVVYCGKKSVSCDFVFMLNSGIAVEGAAE